In Salinibacterium sp. ZJ70, one DNA window encodes the following:
- a CDS encoding ABC transporter ATP-binding protein → MTAMTEVRAALELEGVVAGYGQNPALHGIDLTLPEGSIVAVVGANGAGKSTLLRTISGLLVPTTGAIRAGGVSLAGVPVEERIRRGIVHVPERRQVIAELTVEENLRLGALWRKDPAERAADVEEVFEFFPALADRRTKAGSTLSGGERQMLAIGRAFMAHPKVMLLDEPSLGLAPKVVVDIMAMLAWMRSEFSITILLVEQNVRTALSIADTGVVLNLGRVVASRPAAELEADEQLRHLYLGF, encoded by the coding sequence ATGACCGCGATGACCGAGGTGCGCGCCGCGCTCGAACTCGAGGGGGTCGTGGCCGGATATGGCCAGAATCCCGCTCTGCACGGCATCGACCTCACGCTCCCGGAGGGGTCGATCGTCGCCGTCGTGGGGGCGAACGGCGCAGGGAAGTCGACCCTGCTGCGCACCATCTCCGGCCTGCTCGTGCCGACCACAGGCGCCATCCGTGCGGGCGGGGTGTCGCTCGCGGGTGTGCCCGTCGAGGAGCGCATCCGCCGCGGCATCGTGCACGTGCCCGAGCGGCGTCAGGTGATCGCCGAGCTGACCGTCGAGGAGAACCTGCGCCTCGGCGCGCTCTGGCGCAAAGACCCTGCGGAGCGCGCGGCTGACGTCGAGGAGGTGTTCGAGTTCTTCCCGGCGCTCGCCGACCGGCGCACGAAGGCCGGCTCGACGCTCTCGGGCGGGGAGCGTCAGATGCTCGCGATCGGACGGGCGTTCATGGCCCACCCGAAGGTCATGCTGCTGGATGAGCCCTCGCTGGGGCTCGCCCCGAAGGTCGTGGTCGACATCATGGCGATGCTCGCCTGGATGCGCAGCGAGTTCTCGATCACGATCCTGCTCGTCGAGCAGAACGTGCGCACCGCACTCTCGATCGCCGACACCGGCGTCGTGCTCAACCTCGGCCGCGTCGTGGCCAGCCGTCCCGCC
- a CDS encoding ABC transporter ATP-binding protein has protein sequence MSVAEPGTSASAARLSVREVTARFGGLIALDQVSFDVAPGEIVGLIGPNGAGKTTMFNIICGLARARSGDVLIDGAPRPRAHRLAAAGVARTFQGLAMFPGLTVRQNVMTGLSAQAPGMVTGLLGLRAGQRHLATAAARAQAALDGLGIGDTADRHPDALPYPLQKRVALARALVSAPTLLLLDEPAGGLGEDEITELGELIRDVVRENPQTAVLFVEHHVDLVMAVSDRIVVLDAGRRIAEGTPDEIRVDPAVAEAYLGHDIEEGVA, from the coding sequence ATGTCCGTCGCCGAACCAGGCACATCTGCATCCGCCGCGCGGCTCTCCGTGCGGGAAGTCACCGCGCGCTTCGGCGGCCTGATCGCGCTCGACCAGGTGAGCTTCGACGTCGCTCCCGGCGAGATCGTCGGGCTCATCGGGCCCAACGGCGCCGGCAAGACCACGATGTTCAACATCATCTGCGGCCTCGCCCGTGCTCGCAGCGGCGACGTGCTCATCGACGGCGCACCCCGTCCGCGCGCACATCGCCTCGCGGCGGCGGGAGTGGCCCGCACCTTCCAGGGGCTCGCGATGTTCCCCGGCCTCACGGTGCGGCAGAACGTCATGACGGGTCTCTCCGCGCAGGCGCCCGGCATGGTCACCGGCCTGCTCGGGTTGCGAGCCGGGCAGCGTCACCTCGCGACCGCAGCCGCCCGCGCCCAGGCCGCCCTCGACGGGCTCGGCATCGGCGACACCGCGGACCGGCATCCCGACGCCCTGCCGTACCCGCTCCAGAAGCGCGTCGCACTCGCGCGCGCACTGGTCTCGGCCCCGACCCTGCTGCTGCTCGACGAGCCGGCCGGCGGACTCGGGGAAGACGAGATCACCGAGCTGGGCGAGCTCATCCGCGATGTCGTGCGAGAGAACCCGCAGACCGCTGTGCTCTTCGTCGAGCACCACGTCGACCTCGTCATGGCGGTGTCGGATCGCATCGTCGTGCTCGACGCCGGACGCCGAATCGCAGAGGGCACGCCCGACGAGATCCGCGTCGATCCTGCCGTCGCCGAGGCGTACCTCGGCCATGACATCGAGGAGGGTGTCGCATGA
- a CDS encoding SDR family NAD(P)-dependent oxidoreductase has protein sequence MTSLAGRVALVTGGSRGIGAAIVRALARDGAAVVIADVLDEPGEELARELGAEYLRLDVTDPEAWASVVGEIVSRHGRLDALVNNAGIATAASIAKQQLDEWNRVLDVNLTGVFLGIQAVSPVMKEQRSGSIVNLSSVDGLRGSIALHAYVASKFGVRGITKSTGLELARYGVRVNSVHPGMIATQMTAHLDPEQMGIPLGRAADPAEVAELVAFLVSDASSYSTASEFVVDGGITAALPHS, from the coding sequence ATGACATCCCTTGCCGGACGCGTGGCGCTCGTCACCGGCGGGTCGCGCGGCATCGGAGCCGCGATCGTGCGCGCTCTCGCGCGCGACGGTGCGGCGGTCGTCATCGCGGATGTGCTCGATGAGCCGGGGGAGGAGCTCGCCCGCGAGCTGGGCGCGGAGTATCTGCGCCTGGATGTGACCGACCCCGAGGCGTGGGCATCGGTGGTGGGGGAGATCGTCTCCCGTCATGGTCGGCTCGATGCGCTCGTGAACAACGCGGGCATCGCGACGGCGGCGTCGATCGCGAAGCAGCAGCTCGATGAGTGGAACCGCGTGCTCGACGTGAATCTCACGGGCGTGTTCCTCGGCATCCAGGCGGTCTCGCCGGTGATGAAGGAGCAGCGCTCGGGCTCGATCGTGAATCTCTCCTCGGTCGATGGCCTTCGCGGCTCGATCGCGCTGCACGCGTATGTGGCGAGCAAGTTCGGGGTGCGCGGCATCACGAAGTCCACGGGGCTCGAGCTCGCGCGGTACGGCGTGCGTGTCAATTCCGTGCACCCGGGCATGATCGCGACGCAGATGACGGCGCACCTCGATCCCGAGCAGATGGGGATTCCGCTCGGACGTGCCGCGGATCCCGCGGAGGTGGCGGAGCTCGTCGCGTTCCTCGTGAGCGACGCGTCGAGCTATTCGACGGCGTCGGAGTTCGTCGTCGACGGCGGCATCACCGCAGCTCTGCCCCACAGCTGA
- a CDS encoding NADPH:quinone oxidoreductase family protein, with amino-acid sequence MTSRAWQTTAYGEPGDVLELVERPIPQPGPGEVLVRTSAIALNFPDVLLCRGQYQVRPEPPFVPGIECCGTVLALGEGVEGIAVGDRVVGTRIGMLAEHVLLEANATFPAPPALSDLEAAALTVGYQTAWVGLHRRAELRAGETVLVMAASGGVGSAAVQLASAAGARVIAVVGSAAKADLARRLGADVVIDRSSEDIAARALEATDGRGVDVVFDPVGGDSYRAAQKAIAFEGRIVLVGFAGGEIQDIKAGIPLVKNFSIVGLHWGLYLQKAPEVPRQAHAALTELAASGAVTPDVTPVAFEDVPEALTRLASGSTIGRLVAVIADD; translated from the coding sequence ATGACATCACGGGCGTGGCAGACGACGGCGTACGGCGAACCGGGCGATGTGCTCGAGCTCGTGGAGCGCCCCATTCCGCAGCCCGGGCCCGGTGAGGTGCTCGTGCGGACGTCGGCCATCGCCCTGAACTTCCCGGATGTGCTGCTGTGTCGCGGGCAGTACCAGGTGCGGCCCGAGCCGCCCTTCGTGCCGGGGATCGAATGCTGCGGCACGGTGCTCGCACTCGGCGAGGGCGTCGAGGGCATCGCTGTCGGCGACCGCGTCGTCGGCACGCGCATCGGCATGCTCGCCGAGCATGTGCTTCTGGAGGCGAATGCGACCTTCCCCGCACCGCCTGCGCTCTCGGATCTCGAGGCTGCGGCGCTGACGGTGGGCTACCAGACCGCGTGGGTGGGGCTGCATCGCCGGGCCGAGCTGCGCGCGGGCGAGACGGTGCTCGTGATGGCGGCGTCGGGCGGGGTGGGCTCCGCTGCGGTGCAGCTCGCCTCCGCGGCGGGCGCTCGCGTGATCGCGGTGGTGGGCTCTGCGGCGAAGGCCGACCTCGCCCGGCGTCTCGGCGCGGATGTCGTGATCGACCGCAGCAGCGAGGACATCGCGGCGCGCGCCCTCGAGGCGACCGACGGACGCGGGGTCGACGTCGTGTTCGATCCGGTGGGCGGCGACAGCTATCGCGCGGCTCAGAAGGCGATCGCCTTCGAGGGGCGGATCGTGCTGGTGGGCTTCGCGGGGGGCGAGATCCAGGACATCAAGGCCGGCATCCCGCTCGTGAAGAACTTCAGCATCGTGGGGCTGCACTGGGGTCTGTATCTGCAGAAGGCCCCCGAGGTGCCGCGTCAGGCGCATGCCGCGCTCACCGAGCTCGCCGCATCGGGTGCCGTCACGCCTGATGTGACGCCCGTCGCCTTCGAGGATGTGCCGGAGGCCCTCACTCGTCTGGCCTCGGGCTCGACCATCGGTCGCCTCGTCGCCGTCATCGCGGACGACTGA
- a CDS encoding TetR/AcrR family transcriptional regulator — protein sequence MKEFNVRDQVASAAVALFAEKGYANTSVQEVVARAGVTKGAMYHYFRSKDDLLFGIYERMLQLQKDHLDEIVARGLPTDDTLRAACIDVMETSIDFLPEGTVFFRSVHMLAPERQREVTRRRREYNDTFAEIIKRGQAEGIYRTDIPIAVLVANFFSDVHYLSNWYSPSGAETKTQVAEQITDLFLKGIST from the coding sequence GTGAAGGAGTTCAACGTCCGGGATCAGGTGGCGAGCGCGGCTGTCGCGCTCTTCGCCGAGAAGGGCTACGCCAACACCTCGGTGCAGGAGGTCGTCGCCCGTGCGGGCGTCACCAAGGGCGCGATGTACCACTACTTCCGATCGAAGGACGACCTTCTCTTCGGCATCTACGAGCGCATGCTCCAGCTGCAGAAGGATCACCTCGATGAGATCGTGGCGCGCGGTCTGCCCACCGATGACACCCTGCGCGCCGCGTGCATCGACGTGATGGAGACGTCGATCGACTTCCTGCCCGAGGGCACGGTCTTCTTCCGGTCGGTGCACATGCTCGCTCCGGAGCGCCAGCGGGAGGTCACCCGGCGCCGGCGCGAGTACAACGACACGTTCGCCGAGATCATCAAGCGCGGACAGGCGGAGGGGATCTATCGCACCGACATCCCCATCGCGGTGCTTGTCGCCAACTTCTTCTCGGACGTGCACTACCTCTCCAACTGGTACTCGCCGTCCGGCGCCGAGACCAAGACGCAGGTGGCGGAGCAGATCACCGACCTCTTCCTGAAGGGAATATCGACATGA
- a CDS encoding SDR family oxidoreductase has protein sequence MRRFDGKLALVTAASRGIGYAIAERLVDEGARVVITARHADALQEAAQRLGPAVSCVAGRADDPEHRAAVFAHIQGLGPLDLLVNNVGINPVYGPALEIDAAAARKILDVNVVAALEWTRDAVAAGLRVQHGSIVNIASIAGIGASPGIAFYGISKAAVISLTTQLAWELAPDIRVNAVAPSIIKTDFAKALYEGREASVAAQFPLGRLGTPADVAGPVAFLLSDDAAWITGRTIVIDGGGSLRPVG, from the coding sequence ATGCGCCGATTCGACGGCAAGCTCGCCCTGGTCACCGCCGCGAGCCGAGGCATCGGCTACGCCATCGCCGAGCGGCTCGTCGATGAAGGTGCTCGCGTCGTCATCACCGCCCGGCACGCGGATGCGCTGCAGGAAGCCGCACAGCGACTGGGCCCCGCCGTCAGCTGCGTCGCAGGCCGGGCTGACGACCCGGAGCATCGTGCAGCGGTCTTCGCACACATACAGGGGCTCGGCCCACTCGACCTGCTCGTCAACAACGTGGGCATCAATCCCGTCTACGGCCCGGCGCTCGAGATCGACGCCGCCGCCGCGCGCAAGATCCTCGACGTCAACGTCGTCGCCGCGCTCGAGTGGACGCGAGACGCGGTCGCTGCGGGCCTGCGCGTGCAGCACGGTTCGATCGTCAACATCGCCTCGATCGCCGGCATCGGCGCGAGCCCGGGCATCGCCTTCTACGGCATCTCGAAGGCGGCCGTCATCTCGCTCACCACGCAGCTCGCGTGGGAGCTCGCCCCCGACATCCGCGTCAACGCCGTCGCGCCGTCGATCATCAAGACCGACTTCGCCAAGGCCCTCTACGAGGGCCGGGAGGCGAGCGTCGCCGCGCAGTTCCCCCTCGGGCGTCTCGGCACGCCCGCCGACGTCGCGGGACCGGTCGCGTTCCTTCTCTCGGATGACGCGGCCTGGATCACCGGGAGAACTATCGTGATCGATGGCGGGGGTTCGCTCCGCCCGGTCGGGTAG
- a CDS encoding ABC transporter permease yields the protein MSASTRDVPQTGLRGGGVNALYAGNARSVVARGLTATKTSNWIVVASGVFEPIFYLLSLGVGLGGYIGAVTDVHGNEIPYAAYIAPALLAVSAMNGAVYDSTWNVFFRMNYGKLYQGMLATSLGPLDVAIGEITMALMRGAAYGFAFQLVMQVLGLNLSWTALLAVPAVVLIAFGFASIGMGITSYLKTFQQMEWIPFVLLPMFLFSATFYPLSVYPEPVQWFVQALPLWHGVELIRGLTTGVIGPLMLVHVLYFAVMIALGMLLTTRRLRALFLD from the coding sequence ATGAGTGCATCGACGCGCGACGTCCCGCAGACCGGCCTCCGTGGGGGCGGCGTGAACGCCCTCTATGCGGGCAACGCCCGCTCGGTGGTCGCGCGCGGCCTCACCGCCACGAAGACCAGCAACTGGATCGTCGTGGCATCCGGGGTCTTCGAGCCGATCTTCTATCTGCTGTCGCTCGGCGTGGGGCTCGGCGGCTACATCGGCGCGGTGACGGATGTGCACGGCAACGAGATCCCGTACGCGGCATATATCGCCCCCGCCCTCCTGGCGGTATCCGCGATGAACGGCGCGGTGTACGACTCCACCTGGAACGTGTTCTTCCGCATGAACTACGGAAAGCTCTACCAGGGGATGCTCGCGACGAGCCTCGGGCCGCTTGATGTGGCGATCGGCGAGATCACGATGGCGCTCATGCGCGGAGCGGCATACGGGTTCGCCTTCCAGCTCGTGATGCAGGTTCTCGGGCTCAATCTGTCGTGGACCGCGCTGCTTGCGGTGCCGGCTGTCGTGCTCATCGCCTTCGGCTTCGCGTCGATCGGCATGGGCATCACGAGCTACCTGAAGACGTTCCAGCAGATGGAGTGGATCCCGTTCGTGCTGCTGCCGATGTTCCTCTTCTCGGCGACGTTCTATCCGCTCTCGGTCTACCCCGAGCCTGTGCAGTGGTTCGTCCAGGCGCTGCCGCTCTGGCACGGCGTGGAACTCATCCGTGGGCTCACGACGGGTGTGATCGGCCCGCTGATGCTCGTGCACGTGCTCTACTTCGCCGTGATGATCGCGCTCGGCATGCTGCTCACGACGCGCCGCCTCCGCGCCCTCTTCCTCGACTGA
- a CDS encoding ABC transporter permease produces MSTDRILGTGAVQPSLDELAAEARAGGALPRRMGAWFVVEHLARVWRRYLDVNIARAIGEPVLYLFAFGVGLGVLVNASTGETGVDGVPYLTFVAPALIAMTAVSIAMTEFTFPVMGGFKWNPIYVGMNAAPLSARQIMDGTVLFATIRMLATLLVYFAIMAAFQAVPAPTGILTVLTATLTGLALGTPILAYAASITEDRGQFAVLQRVIVLPLTLFSGTVFPLEQLPWFLQWIGWLSPLWHGTELGRVVAYGAERPLWLVAVHVVYLVALAIIGWRVAVRIATRRLAV; encoded by the coding sequence ATGAGCACCGACCGCATCCTCGGAACCGGCGCCGTGCAGCCCTCCCTCGACGAGCTCGCCGCGGAGGCGCGGGCTGGCGGCGCGCTGCCTCGCCGCATGGGCGCCTGGTTCGTCGTCGAGCATCTGGCGCGCGTCTGGCGCCGCTACCTCGACGTCAATATCGCGCGGGCGATCGGCGAGCCGGTGCTGTACCTCTTCGCGTTCGGCGTGGGCCTCGGGGTGCTCGTCAACGCCTCCACGGGCGAGACGGGCGTCGACGGTGTGCCGTACCTCACCTTCGTGGCTCCCGCGCTCATCGCGATGACGGCCGTCTCGATCGCGATGACCGAGTTCACCTTCCCCGTCATGGGCGGCTTCAAATGGAACCCGATCTATGTCGGCATGAATGCGGCCCCGCTCTCGGCTCGACAGATCATGGACGGCACGGTGCTGTTCGCGACCATCCGGATGCTGGCGACGCTGCTCGTGTACTTCGCGATCATGGCGGCCTTCCAGGCGGTGCCTGCGCCGACCGGCATCCTGACGGTTCTCACCGCGACCCTCACCGGGCTCGCGCTCGGCACGCCGATCCTCGCCTACGCCGCCTCGATCACCGAGGATCGCGGCCAGTTCGCGGTGCTGCAGCGCGTGATCGTGCTGCCCCTCACGCTCTTCAGCGGAACCGTGTTCCCGCTCGAGCAGCTGCCCTGGTTCCTGCAGTGGATCGGGTGGCTCTCGCCGCTCTGGCACGGCACCGAGCTCGGCCGCGTCGTGGCGTACGGCGCTGAACGGCCGCTCTGGCTCGTCGCCGTGCACGTGGTGTACCTGGTGGCGCTGGCGATCATCGGATGGCGCGTCGCGGTGCGCATCGCCACGAGGAGGCTCGCCGTATGA
- a CDS encoding ABC transporter ATP-binding protein has translation MSVISASGLVKRYGDFTAVNGIDFEVAPGESFGLLGPNGAGKSTTMRMVGAVSTRTEGSLTVLGLDPNDHGPEIRSRLGVVPQLDNLDNELRVRENLLTYGRYFGLPRHVVAERADELLDFAQLTDRAKAKVDELSGGMKRRLTIARALINAPRILLLDEPTTGLDPQARHILWDRLFRLKEQGTTLVLTTHYMDEAEQLCDRLVVVDQGRIMAEGSPAALIREYSTREVLEVRFGSEQNASAAERVADIGDRVEVLPDRVLIYAHDGEAALVEVTARGLQPLTSLVRRSSLEDVFLRLTGRSLIE, from the coding sequence GTGAGCGTCATCTCTGCCTCCGGTCTCGTCAAGCGCTACGGGGATTTCACCGCCGTCAACGGCATCGACTTCGAGGTCGCCCCCGGCGAGTCATTCGGCCTGCTCGGCCCGAACGGCGCCGGCAAATCCACGACCATGCGGATGGTCGGAGCAGTCTCCACCCGCACCGAAGGCTCGCTCACGGTGCTCGGGCTCGACCCGAACGACCACGGCCCCGAGATCCGTTCCCGGCTCGGCGTCGTGCCCCAGCTCGACAACCTCGACAACGAGCTGCGGGTGCGCGAGAACCTGCTCACCTACGGTCGCTACTTCGGTCTGCCGCGACACGTCGTCGCCGAGCGCGCCGACGAGCTACTCGATTTCGCGCAGCTCACCGACCGCGCGAAGGCCAAGGTCGACGAGCTCTCGGGCGGCATGAAGCGCCGCCTCACGATCGCACGTGCCCTCATCAACGCGCCCCGCATCCTGCTGCTCGACGAGCCCACGACCGGCCTCGACCCGCAGGCCCGCCACATCCTCTGGGATCGCCTCTTCCGGCTCAAGGAGCAGGGCACGACCCTCGTGCTCACCACGCACTACATGGATGAGGCCGAGCAGCTGTGCGACCGGCTCGTCGTCGTCGACCAGGGCCGCATCATGGCTGAGGGCAGCCCCGCCGCGCTCATCCGCGAGTACTCGACGCGCGAGGTGCTCGAGGTGCGCTTCGGCTCCGAGCAGAATGCGAGCGCCGCCGAACGGGTGGCCGACATCGGCGACCGCGTCGAGGTGCTGCCGGACCGCGTGCTCATCTACGCGCACGACGGCGAGGCGGCGCTCGTCGAGGTGACCGCGCGCGGTCTCCAGCCGCTCACGAGCCTCGTGCGCCGCTCGAGCCTGGAGGATGTCTTCCTCCGCCTCACCGGACGGTCGCTCATCGAATGA
- a CDS encoding ABC transporter ATP-binding protein — protein MSSPAAPARRNPFRRTADDGPRASFRELVPYLAEHKAVLGIAVALSLVGAGLSLAQPALVSQVITVVQAGGALGALAWALVAIVILGGVVSAVQHYLLQRAGTSVVFSSRRALIRRVLRLPISEFDTRRTGDLVSRVGSDTTLLYAVLTQGLVDALGGAVVFVGALIGMAIIDPVLLGTTVLVIAIAITVVGALSGRIRIASRVQQEKVGDVAAGVQRAISAIRTVRAAGATERESVAIEQDAEQAWHAGIRVAKVSAFVVPVASIAMNVSFLAVLGLGGYRVASGAITIADLVAFILFLFLMIMPLGSAFGAVMSVNQALGALGRIQEIMRIPSEDETDAAHLAAAPVETDAAILFEDVRFSYPAGAHPAGDDSDTADDADTDVAAAPAADREVLRGVSFAVPRGKRVALVGPSGAGKSTILALIERFYDVTGGAVRIDGIDVRALDRTELRARIGYVEQDAPVLAGSIRDNLTLGTPDATDEQCIAVLRAVNLGDVLDRDPAGLSAAVGEEGVMLSGGERQRLAIARALLTESPILLLDEATASLDGVNEQLLREAIDAVAEDRTLLVIAHRLSTVVDSDAIVVLEDGRVAGVGTHSELVAEVPLYRDLAKHQLLV, from the coding sequence GTGAGCTCCCCCGCTGCACCCGCGCGCCGCAATCCCTTCCGCCGCACCGCCGATGACGGACCTCGGGCCTCCTTCCGCGAGCTGGTTCCGTACCTCGCGGAACACAAGGCCGTGCTCGGCATCGCGGTCGCGCTGAGCCTCGTGGGCGCCGGGCTGTCACTCGCGCAGCCCGCGCTCGTGAGCCAGGTCATCACCGTCGTGCAGGCGGGCGGCGCACTCGGCGCCCTCGCCTGGGCCCTCGTCGCCATCGTGATCCTCGGCGGTGTCGTGAGCGCGGTGCAGCACTACCTGCTCCAGCGCGCCGGCACGAGCGTCGTCTTCTCGTCGCGCCGCGCACTCATCCGCCGCGTCCTGCGCCTGCCGATCAGCGAGTTCGACACACGCCGCACGGGCGATCTCGTCTCGCGCGTCGGCTCCGACACGACACTGCTCTACGCCGTGCTCACGCAGGGCCTCGTCGACGCGCTCGGCGGCGCCGTGGTGTTCGTGGGCGCGCTCATCGGCATGGCGATCATCGACCCCGTGCTGCTCGGCACGACCGTGCTTGTGATCGCCATCGCGATCACCGTCGTCGGCGCTCTCTCAGGCCGCATCCGGATCGCGAGCCGCGTGCAGCAGGAGAAGGTGGGCGATGTCGCCGCGGGCGTGCAGCGCGCCATCTCGGCGATCCGCACGGTGCGCGCTGCGGGTGCGACCGAACGCGAGAGCGTCGCGATCGAGCAGGATGCCGAGCAGGCGTGGCATGCGGGCATCCGGGTGGCCAAGGTCTCGGCGTTCGTCGTTCCCGTCGCCTCGATCGCGATGAACGTGTCGTTCCTCGCGGTGCTGGGCCTCGGCGGCTACCGCGTGGCGTCGGGCGCCATCACGATCGCCGACCTCGTGGCGTTCATCCTGTTCCTGTTCCTCATGATCATGCCGCTCGGCTCGGCGTTCGGCGCCGTCATGTCGGTCAACCAGGCGCTCGGCGCGCTCGGACGCATCCAGGAGATCATGCGCATCCCCTCGGAGGACGAGACGGATGCCGCGCACCTCGCGGCCGCACCCGTCGAGACGGATGCCGCGATCCTCTTCGAGGATGTGCGATTCTCCTACCCTGCGGGCGCACATCCCGCGGGCGATGACAGCGACACAGCCGACGATGCCGACACGGATGTCGCCGCCGCCCCCGCAGCCGACCGTGAGGTGCTGCGCGGCGTGAGCTTCGCCGTGCCGCGCGGAAAGCGCGTCGCGCTCGTCGGCCCTTCGGGCGCCGGCAAGTCGACGATCCTCGCCCTCATCGAGCGCTTCTACGACGTCACGGGCGGCGCCGTGCGCATCGACGGCATCGACGTGCGCGCGCTCGACCGCACCGAGCTGCGCGCCCGCATCGGCTACGTGGAGCAGGACGCGCCGGTGCTCGCCGGCAGCATCCGCGACAACCTCACCCTCGGCACCCCCGATGCGACCGACGAGCAGTGCATCGCGGTGCTGCGCGCCGTGAACCTCGGCGATGTGCTCGACCGCGACCCCGCGGGACTCTCGGCAGCGGTCGGCGAGGAGGGTGTCATGCTCTCGGGAGGCGAGCGCCAGCGCCTCGCGATCGCGCGGGCGCTGCTCACCGAGTCGCCCATCCTGCTGCTGGATGAGGCCACCGCCTCGCTCGACGGCGTCAACGAGCAGCTGCTGCGTGAGGCGATCGATGCGGTCGCCGAGGATCGCACGCTGCTCGTCATCGCGCACCGCCTGTCGACGGTGGTCGACTCGGATGCGATCGTGGTGCTCGAGGACGGCCGCGTCGCCGGCGTCGGCACCCATTCGGAGCTCGTCGCCGAGGTGCCCCTCTACCGCGACCTCGCGAAGCACCAGCTGCTCGTCTGA
- a CDS encoding NAD-dependent succinate-semialdehyde dehydrogenase, whose translation MISANELLAKVPTKLYIGGSWVDGTSGRQITVSDPATGESLATIADASPADGIAALDAAVDAAASWAATPARVRGELLRKAWELLMERADEFALLMTLEMGKPLAEARGEVTYGGEFLRWFAEEAPRIQGRYGPNPEGTGRMIITQRPVGPCFFITPWNFPLAMATRKIAPALAAGCTVVIKPATLTPLTTLAFAALLEEVGVPAGVVNVITTSTSNAVCEPIIRDARLRKLSFTGSTEVGRTLLEQAAQNVLRTSMELGGNAPFIVFEDADLDTAVDAAMLAKFRNIGEACTAANRFLVHADVADEFTRRVTERVAAMKIGHGTEEGVQIGPLIDEKAVSKAHDLVSDAVARGAQLTTGGEALDGPGTFYRPTVLAGVTPGSDILREEIFGPVLAISTFTDEADAVRRANDTQYGLISYVFTKDLARGQRMIDQLETGMMGLNVGVASNAAAPFGGVKQSGLGREGGVEGIHEYLDTKYTLTPMS comes from the coding sequence ATGATCTCTGCGAACGAGCTCCTGGCCAAGGTCCCCACGAAGCTGTACATCGGCGGAAGCTGGGTCGACGGGACGTCGGGTCGACAGATCACGGTGAGCGATCCCGCCACCGGCGAGAGCCTCGCGACCATCGCCGACGCATCGCCCGCCGACGGCATCGCCGCGCTCGACGCCGCCGTCGACGCCGCAGCCTCCTGGGCCGCGACGCCCGCGCGCGTGCGCGGCGAGCTGCTGCGGAAGGCGTGGGAGCTGCTCATGGAGCGCGCCGACGAGTTCGCCCTGCTCATGACGCTCGAGATGGGCAAGCCGCTCGCCGAGGCGCGCGGCGAGGTCACCTACGGCGGTGAGTTCCTGCGCTGGTTCGCTGAGGAGGCTCCGCGCATCCAGGGGCGCTACGGCCCGAACCCCGAGGGCACCGGGCGGATGATCATCACGCAGCGCCCCGTAGGCCCGTGCTTCTTCATCACGCCGTGGAACTTCCCGCTCGCGATGGCGACGCGCAAGATCGCGCCCGCGCTCGCCGCCGGCTGCACGGTCGTCATCAAGCCCGCAACCCTCACGCCGCTCACAACCCTCGCCTTCGCCGCGCTCCTCGAAGAGGTGGGCGTGCCCGCGGGCGTCGTCAACGTCATCACCACGTCGACCTCGAACGCCGTGTGCGAGCCGATCATCCGCGACGCGCGCCTGCGCAAGCTCTCGTTCACCGGCTCCACCGAGGTGGGGCGCACGCTGCTCGAGCAGGCGGCGCAGAACGTGCTGCGCACCTCGATGGAGCTCGGCGGCAACGCGCCCTTCATCGTCTTCGAGGATGCCGACCTGGACACGGCAGTCGACGCCGCGATGCTCGCCAAGTTCCGCAACATCGGCGAGGCCTGCACCGCCGCCAACCGCTTCCTCGTGCACGCGGACGTGGCCGACGAGTTCACGCGCCGCGTCACCGAGCGCGTCGCCGCGATGAAGATCGGACACGGCACCGAAGAGGGCGTGCAGATCGGACCCCTCATCGACGAAAAGGCTGTCTCCAAGGCGCACGACCTCGTCTCCGACGCCGTGGCGCGTGGGGCTCAGCTGACCACGGGCGGCGAGGCCCTCGACGGCCCCGGCACCTTCTACCGCCCCACGGTGCTCGCGGGCGTCACACCCGGATCCGACATCCTTCGCGAGGAGATCTTCGGCCCGGTGCTCGCGATCTCGACCTTCACGGATGAGGCGGATGCCGTGCGCCGTGCGAACGACACCCAGTACGGCCTCATCTCGTACGTCTTCACGAAGGACCTCGCGCGCGGACAGCGCATGATCGACCAGCTCGAGACGGGCATGATGGGCCTCAACGTGGGCGTCGCCTCGAATGCGGCCGCGCCGTTCGGCGGCGTCAAGCAGTCCGGACTCGGTCGCGAGGGCGGCGTCGAAGGCATCCACGAGTACCTCGACACGAAGTACACGCTCACACCGATGTCCTGA